Proteins from a single region of Streptomyces glaucescens:
- a CDS encoding DUF2975 domain-containing protein, which translates to MGRLTVLALRAVLGALLAGSVFVQAVMVPLLAADLRDFGLRTPVVVIVLLGVVAAQVVLVCVWRLVTMVRRGTVFSHGAFRYVHTVIGAVTAAALLVFALGVVLAPGEDVAPGVVLLIGGVGVAVLGVALIVLVLRMLLAQAVDRDAEAARMRAELAEVI; encoded by the coding sequence ATGGGACGACTGACGGTCCTGGCGCTGCGCGCCGTGCTCGGGGCGCTGCTCGCCGGCTCGGTGTTCGTGCAGGCGGTGATGGTGCCGCTGCTGGCCGCCGACCTGCGCGACTTCGGTCTGCGCACGCCGGTCGTGGTGATCGTGCTCCTGGGGGTCGTGGCGGCCCAGGTGGTCCTGGTCTGCGTATGGCGGCTGGTGACGATGGTGCGGCGGGGGACGGTCTTCTCCCACGGCGCCTTCCGCTACGTCCACACGGTGATCGGCGCGGTGACGGCCGCAGCGCTCCTGGTCTTCGCGCTCGGCGTCGTCCTGGCCCCGGGCGAGGACGTGGCCCCGGGGGTCGTGCTGCTGATCGGCGGAGTCGGTGTGGCCGTCCTGGGCGTGGCCCTCATCGTGCTCGTGCTGCGCATGCTCCTCGCCCAGGCCGTGGACCGCGACGCCGAGGCGGCCCGGATGCGGGCCGAGCTCGCCGAGGTGATCTGA